The following nucleotide sequence is from Natronosalvus caseinilyticus.
ATGGTGGTCGAACTCGCGAACGCCCTCGCCGCCCGCGAGGACGACCTCGAGACGCGCGTCGAGTTCGTCGCCTACGGCGCCGAGGAAGTCGGCCTCGTCGGGTCGGGCTACCACGCCGACACCGCCGCCCACGACGAAATCAAGGCCGTCGTCAACAACGACGGCGTGGTGCGCGGGCGGACGCTCTCGCTGACGACCCACGGCTTCGACGCTCTCGACGACGTCGCCGACGAGGTGTCCGACCGCTTCGGCCACCCCATCGAGACGATTCCCAAACTCGGACCCCACAGCGACCACTGGCCGTTCGTCCGGTGGGGCGTCCCCGGCACCCACGTGATGAGCACGTCCGACGAGGTCGGTCGCGGCTGGGGCCACACCTTCGCCGACACGTTCGAGAAACTCGAGCAGCGCGACCTCCTCGAGCAGGCCATCCTCCTCACCGAGTACGTCGTCACGCTCGCAAGAGAGGACGTGACCACCGAACCGAAGTCGACCGACGAAATCGTCGAGCGACTCGAGGCCGAGGACCTCGCCGAGGGGATGCAGATCACCGGCGACTGGCCCTACGACGAGTGACGGCGAGGGTGGTGTGATCGGCGACGCGCTCAGCGACGAGGGCGAGGGCGAGGACGGCGAGAACGGCGACCGCGATGACGGGGGCGACTCACGGAACCGCACGTTTTTGGTCGATCCCCGGCAACAGAGTCGTATGGACGAGGACGGGTTGACGCTGGGCGACGCGCCCCGGATTGGGATCGTCGCGGACGACGTGACGGGTGATTCGACTCGAGCGGCCGGCTCCGGCACGCTCGCCGGCGAGGACGGAGTGACGGACGAGAGCGCAGGGGCAGGGGCTGGCGAACGCGAGGAGGCACTCGAAGACGCACGCAGCGCACTCGACGGCGCTTTCGAGGTCGTCACCGGAACGCCGAACGAGGTTCGCGACGCCGAACCGGACCTCGTCGTCGCGGTCGGCGATCACGCGCTCTCGTCGCTCGCCAGGCTCGAGACCGCCGTCGACGCGCCGATCCTCCCCGTGGCGACCAGCGCCGGGGTCGCTCCGGTCGCCCTGACCGACCTCCAGGAGGCCGTCGATGCTGTCGCTCGCGGCGATGCGACCATCACGCGCCATCCACTGGTCTCGGTCGTCGCCGACGATTCGGTCGTCTCGAGGGCCGTCTTCGACGTCTCGCTCGTCACCGACGAACCGGCCCAGATCTCGGAGTACAGCGTCCGCAGTCGCGGGAACACGCTCGCGGCGTTCCGTGCGGACGGCGTGGTCGCGGCGACGCCGGCCGGAAGCCACGCCTACGCGGCCGCCGCCTCCGGCCCCTCGCTGTCGGCGGCCGTGGACGCGCTCTCGGTGGTCCCGATCGCTCCGTTCACGACTCGGACGCGCCACTGGGTGGTGCCCGACGACGACCTCACGCTCACCGTCGAGCGCGACGAGGTCGCCGTCTCGCTCTGTGTCGACGATCGCTGTCTCGGGACGATCGGTGTCGGCGCGGCCGTCTCGATCTGGGTCGATCCCGAACGGAGCTTCGCCTGTCTCGAGACGCCGGTGAGTCGTGGGCCGTTCGCTGGTCCGCAGCCCTAGTCGGCATCGGCCAATCGTGCCATACCGTCCGTAGAAACCTCGTGAATGCTGTTTTCGCCACTCGAGCGCTCTCGGGAAGTCGCGCGCGACATTGGAAAAATTCTAATGCACGAACCACCGTGTTTCGAGTATGTTATCACCAGCGCTGCTCGGCCCGATCGACGTCCTCGCCGAGGAGGTCGTCGGCGGCGTCATGCTCATCGAGTTCGTTCTGCTCGGGCTCGTCGTCGCGAACCTGTTCGTTCGCGTGCTCGCCCACCATCGAACCGTCTCCGCAGCCCAGGACGATGGTCCCGAAGCCGTCTCGAGGCCGGTCATCCTCGACGTGTCGTCGTTCCTGATCGTCCTCGGTGGGTTCTACTACCTGACGGTCGACCTCCACCCCGGGGTCATCTTCACCTCACTCGCCATCACCCTGCTCATCGCGGACTTCTTCGAGTTCGAGGCGCGCCTGGTCGAAGCCCGCCAGGAACTGCCCCTCGAGCGGCCCAAGGCCGCGATGACCGCTTCGGCGGTCGCCCTCGCGTATATCGCCTACCAGTCGCTGTTCTTCCTGCTCGACCCGTTCTGGGACTCGGTCGCCTGGTAAGCCGTAAGCCCGTCCCGGAATCGGCGTCTACGTGTCGATTCCGCCCTCGATTCGCCATCGACGAGCGCCTGGTTTTGCGGCTCCCCGTTCTCGGTAGGTCCACCTCGAGTAGCCGCGGAAGTACTCGAGTGCCGCACGGCCCCCGAAGATCGCTCAGAGATCGTTTCAGCTAGCTCGCTCAGAGCCCGTCCCCTGTCTCTCCTCAGAAACCGTTCCGGATCCGCGCTTCGGCAGCCTCGAGCGCCGCGTCCGCGTCGAAGTCGGCGACGATGGCCTCGAGCGTCGCCTCGTCGGCGTCGGCCAACTCCCTCGCGTGGGCGGTGATATTCGGCACCGCCCGGACGATGTTGTCGACGATCGGGACGTCAGCCACACGCGGCGACCGCGAGAGCGGGTTCAGGTCGATGACGATCTCCGTCTTCCCCATCGCGTCGAGGGCTTCCGCCCGGTCCCCGTCCTCGAGCGGGACGAGGACCACGTCGGCCGCGTAGATCCCGTCGGCGTCGACCTTCGCCCGTTCGTGCTCGAGGCCCGGGATGTGGGCGTCCGCCTCGATCCCCTTGACGTCCTCGGCACCGTGCTCACGGAGGTGGCCCGCGATGGCGTCGATGCGCTCGGGCGTCCGGTTGAAGAGGTTGACCTCGAGGTCTGCATCGACGGCGTCGGCGAGGGCGATCATCTCGGCGGGGACGAGCGCCGCGACGTTGCCGTTGATCGAGAGCACCGGACGGTCGGCCAGCAGGAGGTGGGCCGCGGCCACTCGTTCGGCGTCGTCGGCACTCGGGATGGTCTCCTCGCCCAGGAGGTAGTCGAACGCGCTTCCGCGCCCCTCGGCGTGCATGCCCTGGAGGTGGGTGATTCCCTTCTCGACGCCGCGTTCGATTCGGTGCCGGGTCACCAGGTCGGTGTACCGGGGGTGGTCCGCGGGGATCTCCGACTCGTCTTCGACCTCCGCCGGGACGGTCTCGTGGTCGCTCACACCGGTCACCTCGAGTGGGTCGGACAAAAACGACGCGATTGCGGGCTTCGAGTGGGGTCGATACCGCCACGAACGCCGGCCCGGATCGGGTGAACGGTGAACGGAGGCCACCATTTATGCCGCCCT
It contains:
- a CDS encoding DUF7313 family protein — its product is MLSPALLGPIDVLAEEVVGGVMLIEFVLLGLVVANLFVRVLAHHRTVSAAQDDGPEAVSRPVILDVSSFLIVLGGFYYLTVDLHPGVIFTSLAITLLIADFFEFEARLVEARQELPLERPKAAMTASAVALAYIAYQSLFFLLDPFWDSVAW
- a CDS encoding 4-phosphopantoate--beta-alanine ligase; the protein is MSDHETVPAEVEDESEIPADHPRYTDLVTRHRIERGVEKGITHLQGMHAEGRGSAFDYLLGEETIPSADDAERVAAAHLLLADRPVLSINGNVAALVPAEMIALADAVDADLEVNLFNRTPERIDAIAGHLREHGAEDVKGIEADAHIPGLEHERAKVDADGIYAADVVLVPLEDGDRAEALDAMGKTEIVIDLNPLSRSPRVADVPIVDNIVRAVPNITAHARELADADEATLEAIVADFDADAALEAAEARIRNGF
- a CDS encoding NAD(+)/NADH kinase, which encodes MIGDALSDEGEGEDGENGDRDDGGDSRNRTFLVDPRQQSRMDEDGLTLGDAPRIGIVADDVTGDSTRAAGSGTLAGEDGVTDESAGAGAGEREEALEDARSALDGAFEVVTGTPNEVRDAEPDLVVAVGDHALSSLARLETAVDAPILPVATSAGVAPVALTDLQEAVDAVARGDATITRHPLVSVVADDSVVSRAVFDVSLVTDEPAQISEYSVRSRGNTLAAFRADGVVAATPAGSHAYAAAASGPSLSAAVDALSVVPIAPFTTRTRHWVVPDDDLTLTVERDEVAVSLCVDDRCLGTIGVGAAVSIWVDPERSFACLETPVSRGPFAGPQP